Proteins co-encoded in one bacterium genomic window:
- a CDS encoding tail fiber domain-containing protein has protein sequence MRVYAYLPIVGFLCLAAALSADPGTAFTYQGRLIDNATPVDGTVSLKFSLYDQDTTGTLVAGPLTRENTHSADGMIVQELDFGSVFDGTALWLEIEVDSDGGTDAFETLSPRVQLLPVPYAAAASTALDDLDRDPSNELQTLADVLAEGSDANGQSALGFERVAIAGPSLSGDFDSSQANTGLQVGVDSGLNSTTNPEASYGNIAIGNYQVFTSPDETGNNASATQALVVQAQDNPDIEGSYQLFSVQSRMDANRFSVVHGEDGYGSQFYDSLAVGAEGNTQLSSIDPTSGLDFGRDVEADLWVADDIEAGGTVTADAFVGDGTGLSGISVDDADADPDNEWDYTLPFACRLEASVESIQTGLDSTYTNAWQSFTAPRGGSIAALQARVSSPNETASFTFRIYEGEGTNGNLLDTSTYTGPTDADVWLSVPLTRPVPVTEGGIYTLRTTADSLLKWRMNITNPYPDGRADRGPSTDYLFRLYMSPPEPVAYLQPGAEAVGLFRLETNRPLQVGDDSTNGNGAYLTAGGTWTNASSRSLKEGFVAIDPVDVLERLVSLPVTRWEYTGSNDGEHLGPVAEDFYAAFGLGDTDKAISTTDADGVAFAAIKGVNAKLEAENEALRSRVSDLESRLEELEARINQDAAEP, from the coding sequence AAGACACGACCGGTACGCTAGTGGCCGGGCCATTAACTCGGGAAAACACCCACTCCGCCGATGGGATGATTGTCCAGGAGTTGGACTTCGGTTCGGTATTCGATGGCACAGCTCTGTGGCTGGAGATCGAAGTCGACAGCGATGGAGGGACCGACGCGTTCGAAACGCTATCGCCGCGTGTACAGCTTCTTCCCGTGCCATATGCCGCGGCTGCTTCAACAGCCCTCGATGACTTGGATCGGGATCCGAGCAACGAACTCCAGACTCTCGCGGATGTTCTCGCCGAGGGCTCCGACGCGAACGGTCAGAGTGCACTTGGCTTTGAGAGAGTTGCGATCGCCGGCCCAAGCCTGTCTGGCGATTTCGATTCCAGCCAGGCCAACACTGGCCTGCAAGTTGGCGTCGACTCCGGCCTGAATAGCACCACGAACCCAGAAGCGAGTTATGGAAACATCGCGATCGGGAACTACCAGGTCTTCACCAGCCCGGACGAGACTGGCAATAATGCATCGGCAACCCAGGCGCTTGTCGTGCAGGCTCAAGACAATCCCGACATCGAAGGCAGTTACCAACTCTTCAGCGTGCAGAGCAGAATGGATGCAAATCGGTTCTCTGTAGTGCATGGGGAGGATGGATACGGCAGCCAGTTCTACGACAGCCTTGCTGTCGGAGCAGAAGGAAACACGCAACTGTCAAGCATCGATCCAACGTCTGGACTCGACTTCGGGAGAGACGTCGAGGCAGACCTGTGGGTCGCCGACGACATCGAAGCAGGAGGAACGGTGACGGCAGACGCCTTTGTCGGCGATGGAACTGGTCTGAGTGGTATCAGCGTCGATGACGCCGATGCGGATCCGGACAATGAGTGGGATTACACGCTCCCATTCGCCTGCCGTCTCGAAGCGTCCGTGGAGAGCATTCAAACTGGATTGGACTCTACTTATACAAACGCCTGGCAGAGCTTCACAGCCCCACGGGGCGGCAGCATCGCTGCTCTGCAGGCACGGGTCAGCTCTCCGAATGAGACTGCGTCTTTCACCTTCCGCATCTATGAAGGCGAGGGGACGAATGGCAACCTCCTCGACACTTCGACCTACACTGGTCCAACTGATGCCGATGTTTGGTTATCCGTTCCACTCACCCGTCCCGTTCCGGTCACCGAGGGGGGCATCTACACACTCCGCACGACGGCGGACTCACTTCTGAAGTGGCGAATGAACATCACAAACCCTTATCCCGATGGACGGGCTGACAGAGGACCATCGACTGACTATCTTTTCCGTCTCTACATGTCTCCGCCCGAGCCTGTCGCGTATTTGCAGCCCGGCGCCGAGGCTGTCGGTCTCTTCCGTCTGGAAACTAACCGCCCCCTGCAGGTCGGCGACGATTCCACCAACGGCAATGGTGCCTATTTGACCGCGGGCGGGACGTGGACGAACGCCTCCAGCCGGTCACTGAAAGAAGGTTTCGTGGCCATTGACCCGGTGGACGTGCTTGAGCGCCTCGTCTCCCTTCCCGTCACCCGATGGGAATACACCGGCAGCAACGATGGCGAGCATCTGGGTCCTGTTGCCGAGGATTTCTACGCCGCCTTCGGCCTTGGCGATACCGACAAGGCGATCTCCACCACCGACGCAGACGGGGTCGCCTTTGCCGCCATCAAGGGGGTGAATGCGAAATTGGAAGCGGAAAACGAAGCGCTGCGCAGCCGGGTTTCAGATCTGGAGAGTCGACTCGAAGAACTGGAAGCACGAATCAATCAAGATGCTGCGGAGCCGTAA
- a CDS encoding linear amide C-N hydrolase has product MGFLRRVVLGSAFLVVASAAPAPACTTFRMDTPDGPIVGANIDLFIPGDGLVFVNRRGVAKSGFGPSTTGETIEWVSQYGSVTFSLAGREFAVSGMNEAGLAVSSMELLASEFPEPDARPPLPIGPWEQFMLDNCATVEEVIAMERVVRIQDDAPPLHFLFTDANGNSAAIEWFDGQCEARTGADLPTAAMSNMPYGRAQEALERGGARWWWSNPGQSAERFAACDARAKAFDPSGEISAVDYAFGTLTGPVAASHTKWSIVYDIANREAWYGTVVNQKVKHVVFADLSFECDEPLLMLDINAPIEGDVADAFVPYDPDVNGMVFRRFCAQYGLDVPEEVSVAVTSHVDGFKCAEETAADPRLVPGPSRPQLQALTEGATISRLSEAAVDE; this is encoded by the coding sequence ATGGGCTTTCTTCGTCGCGTTGTCCTTGGATCTGCATTTCTCGTTGTTGCAAGCGCCGCACCTGCGCCTGCCTGCACAACGTTTCGCATGGACACTCCCGATGGACCGATCGTTGGGGCGAACATTGATTTGTTCATTCCGGGCGACGGGCTGGTGTTTGTGAATCGGCGCGGTGTGGCCAAGTCGGGTTTCGGGCCGAGCACGACGGGCGAAACGATCGAGTGGGTCTCCCAATACGGCAGCGTGACCTTCAGCCTGGCAGGGCGCGAGTTCGCGGTGTCGGGAATGAATGAAGCGGGTCTCGCAGTTTCGTCGATGGAGTTGCTTGCATCCGAGTTTCCCGAGCCGGACGCGCGGCCTCCGTTGCCGATCGGGCCGTGGGAGCAGTTCATGCTCGATAATTGCGCGACCGTCGAGGAAGTCATCGCGATGGAACGCGTCGTGCGCATTCAGGACGATGCGCCGCCGTTGCACTTCCTGTTCACCGATGCGAACGGAAACAGTGCGGCGATCGAGTGGTTTGACGGCCAATGCGAGGCGCGCACTGGAGCCGATTTGCCGACGGCCGCAATGTCCAATATGCCATACGGTCGCGCTCAGGAGGCTCTGGAACGTGGCGGAGCACGCTGGTGGTGGTCGAACCCCGGTCAGTCGGCTGAGCGCTTTGCCGCATGCGACGCACGCGCGAAGGCCTTCGATCCATCCGGCGAAATCAGCGCCGTCGACTACGCGTTCGGAACACTGACGGGTCCAGTCGCCGCGTCGCACACGAAGTGGAGCATCGTGTACGACATCGCGAATCGCGAAGCGTGGTATGGCACCGTGGTCAATCAGAAGGTCAAGCACGTCGTGTTCGCGGATCTCAGCTTCGAGTGCGACGAGCCGTTGCTGATGCTCGACATCAACGCGCCGATCGAGGGGGATGTGGCTGACGCCTTTGTGCCATACGATCCCGATGTCAACGGCATGGTCTTCCGCCGGTTTTGCGCGCAGTACGGACTGGACGTCCCGGAAGAAGTCTCCGTGGCCGTGACGTCGCATGTCGATGGATTCAAATGCGCGGAAGAGACAGCGGCAGACCCGCGTCTAGTCCCAGGGCCTTCGCGCCCGCAATTGCAGGCATTGACCGAAGGAGCAACAATCTCTCGGCTGAGTGAAGCGGCCGTTGACGAATAA